The Mesorhizobium sp. NBSH29 genome has a segment encoding these proteins:
- the proC gene encoding pyrroline-5-carboxylate reductase yields MTQNVVLAGCGNMGFAMLAGWLKSGRLAAHDVWVVEPNEPLRQRAETLGTNAFASSDALPVDLAPALVVFAVKPQAMGDVVPAYKRFAEGATTFLSIAAGTPIARFEDMLGAEIAMVRCMPNTPAAIGKGMMVTVTNGKVSEAAQSFVADLLAASGAVTSIDNETQMDAVTAVSGSGPAYIFHFIEALSAAGETAGLPQETARLLAMQTVYGAACLAAESSDEPATLRQQVTSPNGTTAAALSVLMGDDRLKKLVAEAVEAARKRSVELG; encoded by the coding sequence ATGACACAAAACGTGGTGCTGGCCGGATGCGGCAATATGGGATTTGCCATGCTGGCAGGCTGGCTGAAATCTGGCCGGCTGGCAGCGCATGATGTCTGGGTGGTGGAGCCCAACGAGCCGCTGCGCCAGCGCGCCGAGACGCTTGGCACCAACGCTTTTGCCAGTTCCGACGCACTGCCTGTAGATCTTGCGCCGGCGCTAGTGGTGTTTGCTGTCAAGCCGCAGGCGATGGGCGACGTCGTACCGGCCTACAAGCGCTTTGCTGAAGGCGCGACGACCTTTTTAAGCATCGCCGCCGGCACGCCGATCGCCCGCTTCGAGGACATGCTGGGCGCTGAGATCGCCATGGTTCGCTGTATGCCCAATACGCCGGCGGCTATCGGCAAGGGGATGATGGTAACAGTGACCAATGGTAAAGTAAGCGAGGCTGCGCAGAGTTTTGTTGCCGATCTGTTGGCGGCCAGCGGCGCTGTGACGTCTATCGATAACGAAACCCAGATGGATGCCGTTACCGCCGTTTCAGGATCGGGGCCTGCCTACATTTTCCATTTTATCGAAGCGCTGAGTGCTGCAGGCGAGACCGCCGGGCTGCCTCAAGAGACGGCCAGGCTGCTTGCAATGCAGACCGTATACGGAGCCGCTTGTCTTGCCGCAGAAAGTTCCGATGAGCCGGCCACATTGCGCCAGCAGGTAACCAGCCCGAACGGGACAACGGCAGCGGCATTGTCGGTTCTAATGGGTGATGACAGGTTGAAAAAACTGGTGGCTGAAGCCGTCGAGGCGGCGCGAAAGCGGTCAGTCGAGCTGGGCTGA
- a CDS encoding O-antigen ligase family protein — MSNTGSLKRTELDAIRDRFPVRRIGILLTSLIFAVALVGFRPFQLIGDEAMEGGDVVNQLGFGSLGAVSLFSLLAFTDRRVLAALFSPWWLLLLAFLLLSVLHAADPSSAMRAAFFTVIGLLAMVSVLAVPRDADAFSTSLAFAGFAVILLSYAGLIVFPDIARHTANSLEPQHAGFWRGVFQHKNLTGPVMACFSFGGLYLFRRGWKQAGGILFITAIIFMANTGSKTTVGLVPLAVGLVMLPGIIGMRFLTPLLFTVAIVLTGLATIGIVFIPALTDLASTVAPDLTYTGRTALWKFSGEMIMHQPWWGYGYESFWGTPFITEMDRSFDQDWDIRGIVHGHNGYLDIAVIMGLPALAVAAITFLIVPLFDYMRTPNLKENIYLADFFMMILLFTTLNAFLESIFFRRADPVWLFFILAVFGLRVVARIPYRSRPDDTGHQPR; from the coding sequence ATGAGCAATACCGGCAGCCTGAAAAGAACTGAGCTCGACGCCATTCGCGACCGGTTTCCGGTCAGACGGATCGGCATCCTGCTGACTTCGTTGATCTTTGCCGTTGCGCTAGTCGGATTTCGTCCGTTCCAGTTGATTGGAGACGAGGCGATGGAAGGCGGCGATGTCGTCAACCAACTGGGTTTCGGCTCGCTGGGTGCGGTGTCCCTGTTTTCGCTGCTCGCCTTTACCGACCGGCGCGTGCTGGCGGCGCTGTTCTCACCCTGGTGGTTACTGCTTCTGGCATTCCTGCTGCTTTCGGTGCTGCACGCAGCCGATCCATCCTCGGCGATGCGCGCGGCTTTTTTCACGGTTATCGGCTTGCTTGCGATGGTCTCCGTGCTGGCGGTGCCGCGCGATGCCGATGCGTTTTCCACCTCACTTGCGTTTGCCGGCTTTGCGGTGATCCTCCTCAGCTATGCCGGGCTGATCGTGTTTCCGGACATTGCCCGACACACCGCCAACTCCCTGGAGCCGCAGCATGCCGGCTTCTGGCGCGGTGTGTTCCAGCACAAAAACCTGACCGGACCAGTGATGGCCTGTTTCAGCTTTGGCGGGCTCTATCTGTTTCGACGCGGGTGGAAGCAGGCCGGGGGGATACTGTTCATCACAGCGATCATTTTCATGGCCAATACGGGCTCCAAGACGACTGTAGGGCTGGTGCCGTTGGCTGTTGGGCTGGTGATGTTGCCAGGCATTATCGGCATGCGATTTTTGACGCCACTTCTGTTTACCGTCGCCATCGTGCTGACGGGACTTGCCACCATCGGCATTGTCTTCATTCCGGCATTGACCGATCTCGCCAGTACGGTCGCGCCCGACCTCACCTATACGGGCCGTACGGCACTGTGGAAGTTTTCCGGCGAGATGATTATGCACCAGCCATGGTGGGGCTATGGATATGAAAGCTTCTGGGGAACGCCCTTCATCACCGAAATGGATCGGTCGTTCGACCAGGACTGGGATATTCGCGGCATTGTGCACGGCCACAATGGCTATCTGGATATTGCCGTCATCATGGGGCTACCGGCCTTGGCGGTCGCTGCGATCACTTTCCTTATTGTGCCGCTCTTCGATTACATGCGCACGCCGAATTTGAAGGAAAACATCTATCTGGCCGACTTCTTCATGATGATCCTGCTGTTCACCACGCTCAACGCCTTTCTGGAATCCATTTTCTTCCGGCGTGCCGATCCAGTATGGCTGTTCTTCATCCTGGCCGTGTTCGGACTACGCGTCGTTGCGCGGATCCCGTATCGGTCCCGGCCCGATGACACCGGACACCAGCCGCGATAG
- a CDS encoding glycosyltransferase family 2 protein, whose amino-acid sequence MNHHPSSGSISILARSPGLSPAAIEVVVTLPTFRRPQQLLETLASLGAQKTGRCFAVIVMENEAEAREGAGAAQPLFEDDTVNGLLIVAHERGNCSAYNAGWQTAMAQFPNFKYLLVIDDDELAAPDWLEKMCAASETLGADIVGGPQVPVFADPAQDRWAAHPVFAPPYRETGLVNALYSSGNLLIGHHVLKRMGPPFLDLRFNFMGGGDSDFLSRSKQAGFALGWCAEAKVLETVPARRVEAEWIRSRALRNGVISTLVEKKKLAGTPFAGAKVFARSLALLAASPLRGTVRLARTGSLSTGLYPIYVALGRVLAEFGYANEQYRQPEKN is encoded by the coding sequence ATGAATCACCATCCGTCCAGCGGTTCCATCTCGATTCTGGCCAGGTCGCCGGGCCTGTCGCCCGCGGCTATCGAGGTGGTGGTAACACTGCCGACATTTCGCCGTCCGCAACAATTGCTGGAGACGCTGGCATCGCTCGGTGCCCAAAAAACCGGGCGATGCTTTGCCGTGATCGTCATGGAAAACGAGGCGGAGGCACGCGAAGGCGCAGGTGCCGCACAGCCGCTGTTCGAAGACGATACTGTGAACGGGCTTTTGATCGTGGCTCATGAGCGCGGCAATTGCAGCGCCTATAATGCCGGTTGGCAGACCGCAATGGCGCAGTTTCCGAACTTCAAATATCTTCTGGTGATTGACGATGATGAACTGGCTGCCCCTGACTGGCTGGAAAAAATGTGCGCTGCCAGTGAGACGCTGGGTGCCGATATTGTCGGCGGACCTCAGGTTCCGGTGTTCGCTGATCCCGCGCAAGACAGATGGGCCGCGCATCCGGTTTTTGCGCCGCCGTACCGCGAAACAGGGTTGGTCAATGCGCTCTATTCGTCCGGCAATTTGTTGATTGGCCATCATGTGTTGAAGCGCATGGGTCCACCCTTTCTCGACCTGCGGTTCAATTTTATGGGCGGCGGTGATTCGGACTTTTTGAGCCGGTCAAAGCAGGCTGGCTTTGCCCTTGGCTGGTGTGCAGAGGCGAAAGTTTTGGAGACTGTTCCAGCGCGCCGCGTTGAGGCTGAGTGGATCCGCTCGCGTGCGCTGCGCAACGGCGTCATCTCGACCCTGGTAGAAAAGAAGAAGCTCGCCGGAACGCCGTTTGCGGGCGCAAAAGTATTTGCCAGGAGCCTGGCGCTGCTGGCCGCCTCGCCCCTTCGCGGAACGGTGAGGCTTGCCCGAACCGGCTCATTGTCGACCGGGCTCTATCCCATCTATGTCGCGCTAGGCCGGGTGCTGGCGGAATTCGGATATGCCAATGAGCAATACCGGCAGCCTGAAAAGAACTGA
- a CDS encoding glycosyltransferase, producing MHLVFVTSIVPHDAPSTGYEIANAAIIDGLRRAGIKVTVVGYTWPGTKPADPQSTVVLGAVDVRTDNASALQKIEWLAKAMVAGLTFSSIKLRAASVADVKAALRSVAPYDGYVINAVQFAGAFEGLFEDKPSIFVAHNVEYRSAQENAEAATGLLQKFLYRREARLLQKMEARLCAQANFVFTLAGEDREALGVATPGRSAALPLITRAEPPLKPATRQIACDAALIGTWTWQPNRIGLDWFLENVVLLLPDDFRVEIAGSMPANMTSHHPGVHFVGRVEDATEFVRRAAVIPLISRAGSGVQLKSIETFELGLPAVATTRSLRGIDNIPENCVVADDAKAFAAALVRLARAGDGDSDGRDFYQKQRAALDAQLALGLAKIRLVDKEAA from the coding sequence ATGCATCTGGTTTTTGTCACATCGATCGTGCCGCACGATGCGCCCTCCACGGGTTATGAGATCGCCAACGCTGCCATCATCGATGGCTTGCGCAGGGCAGGGATCAAGGTGACGGTCGTCGGCTATACATGGCCCGGGACCAAGCCCGCTGACCCGCAATCCACGGTGGTTCTCGGCGCTGTCGATGTACGCACTGATAATGCGTCGGCGCTCCAGAAGATTGAATGGTTGGCCAAGGCCATGGTCGCCGGTCTTACCTTCTCTTCGATCAAGCTCAGGGCTGCCTCGGTGGCTGACGTTAAGGCCGCATTGCGATCAGTCGCGCCCTACGACGGCTATGTCATCAACGCAGTGCAGTTTGCTGGGGCATTCGAAGGCCTGTTTGAAGACAAGCCGTCGATCTTCGTTGCGCATAATGTCGAGTACCGTTCGGCGCAGGAAAATGCCGAGGCGGCAACAGGGCTATTGCAAAAATTTCTCTACCGGCGTGAAGCGCGCCTTTTGCAGAAGATGGAAGCGCGGTTGTGTGCCCAGGCCAATTTTGTCTTCACGCTGGCGGGCGAAGATCGTGAGGCGCTGGGGGTGGCCACGCCAGGGCGCTCTGCAGCACTGCCGCTGATCACACGCGCCGAACCACCGTTGAAACCAGCCACACGCCAGATTGCCTGCGACGCGGCGCTGATCGGGACCTGGACATGGCAACCAAACCGTATCGGTCTCGACTGGTTTCTGGAAAACGTAGTGCTGCTGTTGCCGGATGATTTCCGCGTCGAGATTGCAGGCAGCATGCCGGCCAACATGACTTCGCACCATCCCGGCGTCCACTTTGTCGGGCGCGTCGAGGATGCGACCGAATTCGTCCGCAGGGCTGCCGTCATCCCGCTGATCAGCCGCGCCGGCAGCGGCGTGCAGCTGAAATCGATTGAGACGTTCGAACTTGGCCTGCCTGCCGTCGCCACCACGCGTTCGCTGCGCGGCATCGACAATATCCCGGAAAATTGCGTGGTTGCCGACGATGCGAAAGCGTTCGCAGCGGCGCTTGTACGCCTTGCCAGGGCCGGCGATGGCGATAGCGATGGGCGCGACTTCTACCAGAAGCAGCGCGCCGCGCTCGACGCGCAGCTTGCGCTCGGCCTTGCAAAAATTCGGTTAGTCGACAAAGAAGCGGCATGA
- a CDS encoding WecB/TagA/CpsF family glycosyltransferase, which yields MNLKAIIPTPPTRDILGIAVAELTHARAIEHLLELVANQQFTRVGFLNAHIANVACADPQFRHTLGDFLILPDGVGVDVASKLLHGKPFPANLNGTDFIPALLSAAQTPLTVGMLGASATSIERAASRLRELTPLHTIEIVNDGFFQPDDEAAIRARLETLRPDILLVAMGVPRQEFWMAHNLGKQHCTLPIAVGALFDFLSGAVPRAPGIVRSLRLEWLFRLVIEPGRLWRRYVVGNPLFLFRVFRQKLRGRP from the coding sequence ATGAACTTGAAAGCCATCATTCCCACGCCGCCCACACGCGACATTCTGGGGATCGCCGTCGCCGAATTGACGCATGCGAGAGCGATTGAGCATCTGCTGGAGCTAGTAGCAAATCAACAGTTCACAAGGGTTGGCTTCCTCAACGCCCACATCGCCAACGTGGCCTGCGCAGACCCTCAATTCAGGCACACACTTGGCGATTTCCTGATCCTGCCCGATGGCGTTGGCGTCGATGTGGCGTCGAAGCTGCTGCACGGAAAACCATTTCCGGCCAATCTCAATGGCACTGATTTCATCCCAGCACTTCTCAGCGCGGCACAAACTCCGCTCACCGTGGGCATGCTGGGCGCCAGCGCGACCAGCATTGAGCGCGCTGCGTCAAGGTTACGCGAACTTACACCGCTTCACACGATTGAGATTGTCAACGATGGCTTCTTCCAGCCCGACGACGAAGCGGCCATCCGCGCGCGGCTTGAAACATTGCGCCCCGACATCCTCCTGGTGGCCATGGGCGTGCCACGCCAGGAATTCTGGATGGCGCATAATCTGGGCAAGCAGCATTGTACCTTACCCATCGCTGTTGGAGCACTGTTCGACTTTCTGAGCGGCGCAGTGCCGCGCGCGCCCGGCATCGTGCGCTCGCTCCGGCTCGAATGGCTGTTTCGTCTTGTGATTGAACCCGGACGGTTGTGGCGCCGCTATGTCGTCGGCAATCCGCTGTTCCTGTTTCGCGTGTTTCGCCAGAAGCTGCGAGGCCGCCCGTGA
- a CDS encoding DUF6492 family protein, with the protein MTLPPAKTSAAMVTASYAPDLERCRLLCETMDRYVTGSSHHYLLVEGRDVALFRQLEGPNRTVIDERDLLPAWLHAVWDPTSLFRRRIWLSTRTQPMRGWHVQQLRRMAIGAHVGQDILVYCDSDVAFLKPFDCGAFWRGDKVRLFRRDGALPMQGDHPVWSRNAGKALGIANPEISSHDYIATLIAWRRDTLNAMCRHIEDAHGRPWVQTVGRARKFSECMLYGRYVDEVRGGDGHCHDDAELCRVYWTGPKLDDDGFRAFVEGMAPEQAAIGMQSFIGTDLARIRKLIG; encoded by the coding sequence GTGACCCTGCCTCCCGCGAAAACATCGGCGGCGATGGTAACAGCGAGCTATGCCCCCGATCTCGAGCGCTGCCGACTTCTCTGCGAAACTATGGATCGATACGTTACGGGCTCTTCGCATCACTATCTGCTGGTAGAGGGCAGGGATGTGGCGCTGTTCCGGCAGCTGGAGGGACCAAACCGCACTGTCATCGACGAGCGCGACCTGTTGCCCGCGTGGCTGCACGCTGTCTGGGACCCGACAAGTCTTTTTCGCCGTCGCATCTGGCTTAGCACCCGCACCCAACCCATGCGCGGCTGGCACGTGCAACAGCTGCGCCGTATGGCCATCGGCGCGCATGTCGGCCAGGATATTCTGGTCTATTGCGATTCCGATGTGGCGTTCCTGAAACCCTTTGATTGCGGTGCATTCTGGCGCGGCGACAAAGTTCGGCTTTTCCGGCGCGACGGTGCACTGCCCATGCAAGGCGACCATCCGGTTTGGTCTCGCAATGCGGGCAAGGCGCTGGGCATCGCCAACCCCGAAATATCGTCCCATGACTACATCGCAACTCTGATCGCCTGGCGGCGCGACACGCTCAATGCCATGTGCCGGCATATCGAAGACGCGCACGGTCGCCCCTGGGTGCAAACGGTTGGTCGCGCGCGAAAATTCTCGGAATGCATGCTCTATGGTCGGTACGTCGACGAGGTTCGGGGCGGTGATGGACATTGTCACGATGATGCAGAATTATGCCGCGTCTACTGGACCGGCCCAAAACTTGACGATGATGGTTTCCGAGCGTTCGTCGAGGGCATGGCGCCCGAGCAGGCTGCGATAGGCATGCAGTCGTTTATCGGCACCGATCTTGCGCGGATACGCAAGCTGATCGGCTAG
- a CDS encoding lipopolysaccharide biosynthesis protein, with protein MNDVGNSMQNPKNSRIRVFLAERRDVLRDYTTAISGSAGRLVFSLAYFIALANTLSIADFGLFATASAAGVMLSRFLAFGFISALYRVATVRPNLIGAFTGGFIIFGLASLPVMALAAWLTYALFFAADISIWIFAAVVAAEAMLWRPVELAVIVNNGMGRFGRAAVLVIMGTLLRAIAAIVFMFSANHDLANWVWFYLAANAVSLIIAFGFFYPRQRVRFRLALYFRRLADSVYVAGAEVLFYLQMEFDKLLVLSIGGPQLAGIYAIVMRLVDLTAIPIRTFTMMLVQKMMRTPELLARMRIRVGIEVGVLVVSTLAISTLSTLLYFFPRALGGNVAGAAALVGFALLVPAFRNLVEYQAELLFARGQTALRAVNLAVLAGLKGIFLWWALTRFVDTTEMVISLNVVFGLLYLVSTVLTYSALRRPAKVF; from the coding sequence ATGAACGACGTCGGCAACAGCATGCAGAATCCGAAAAATTCCAGAATCCGCGTATTCCTGGCAGAACGGCGTGACGTGCTGCGCGATTACACAACCGCTATCAGCGGTTCGGCGGGACGGCTGGTTTTTTCGCTCGCCTATTTCATCGCCCTAGCCAATACGCTTTCAATCGCTGATTTCGGCCTTTTCGCCACCGCATCGGCTGCCGGCGTCATGCTGTCGCGCTTTTTGGCGTTCGGGTTTATTTCCGCACTCTATCGCGTGGCGACGGTGAGACCTAATCTGATCGGTGCCTTTACAGGTGGGTTTATCATTTTCGGGCTGGCTTCGTTGCCGGTGATGGCACTGGCGGCATGGCTGACCTATGCGCTGTTTTTTGCCGCCGATATTTCGATCTGGATTTTTGCTGCTGTGGTTGCTGCTGAGGCTATGTTGTGGCGACCAGTGGAGTTGGCGGTGATCGTCAACAACGGCATGGGGCGTTTCGGACGGGCTGCCGTTCTGGTGATCATGGGAACGTTATTGCGCGCTATCGCAGCGATTGTCTTCATGTTTTCCGCAAACCATGACCTTGCAAACTGGGTCTGGTTTTATCTCGCTGCCAACGCGGTCTCGCTGATAATCGCTTTTGGCTTCTTTTATCCGCGCCAAAGGGTGCGTTTCAGGTTGGCGCTTTACTTCCGGCGGTTGGCGGATTCGGTTTATGTGGCCGGAGCCGAAGTGCTGTTTTACCTGCAAATGGAATTCGACAAGCTTCTGGTGCTTTCCATCGGGGGACCGCAACTGGCCGGCATTTATGCGATCGTTATGCGGTTGGTTGACCTCACCGCTATCCCGATCCGCACCTTCACCATGATGCTGGTGCAGAAGATGATGCGCACGCCCGAACTTCTGGCGCGGATGCGCATCCGCGTGGGCATCGAGGTCGGGGTGTTGGTGGTCTCTACTCTGGCAATCTCCACGCTTTCAACACTGCTCTATTTCTTCCCGAGGGCGCTTGGTGGCAATGTTGCCGGGGCCGCTGCGCTGGTCGGGTTTGCGCTTCTCGTTCCGGCGTTCCGCAATCTCGTCGAATACCAGGCCGAGCTGCTTTTTGCGCGCGGGCAGACGGCATTGCGGGCGGTGAACCTGGCGGTCCTTGCCGGCTTAAAAGGAATCTTTCTCTGGTGGGCGCTCACGCGGTTCGTCGACACCACCGAGATGGTTATTTCGCTCAATGTGGTGTTTGGACTGCTTTATCTGGTGTCCACGGTTCTGACCTACAGCGCGCTGCGCCGTCCGGCCAAGGTGTTCTAG
- a CDS encoding GNVR domain-containing protein, with product MSDAHDHDRKKRSLLSLGRAEPEGRGRSRNATEGTWSTNDEIDAATRHRLARSRREAHPSPLISALAERPNSSPRDRTPERAPVVEQSSPAPKSRWSLRNLLPDSDRSQNPREHEQPAWVQPERDTSHPYARQQHADEDPRASTRASETADPDLYWRPLIDPMRVVVGIANSKKIILATTIAGALLAAAVAVSTPKKFEGVAELLIDPRDLKIVDRDITQSGLPSDATMAIVENQVRVLTSGTVLNKVVDKLNLTADPEFNGQGSGVIGSPVAILRSLLARDAGSAGDNRRSLAVSNLAESLEVERGGKTFVVVITAKTQNAEKSALIANTLTDVFLQTYGQIQADTAGRATDELTSRLSGMRSELEAAERAVEEYKTQNDIIDAGGKLISDDEMVKLNEQLGTARARSIELNAKAQSARDLDVNAVVNGILPEQISSNVMTELRSQYSSLSQEADRLAVRLGPRHPQLLAIQAQLGGAREQIQNELRRIVASNQVELKRAVQLEQDLAARLAQVKVRQSGVSEDLVALRQLEREAAAKRAVYESFLLRARETSEQRDLNTANMAVISKAYPPLEPVGPSRSTLTLAGALLGMLAGIGIGGMRGAFYSLRDNSNPGTPRDPRPTDGGRGPSGPSGRRRDMDHETRKPEPEPAPRRPARVPEARANWNALVQPAGSGEDDAVNDRIAPNPARHIVAATRRDRASKSEAPIPVRVAEAPRPAAVAVAPIHPAPVQHAPAAVQLQPAAQVHLQAVPPQQPVVYAPQMQPAYMPAPMQPQPMAYAYPPQPMPMFYPGQPMPMPQAYMPPMPHYGVWPAPHFAPQPSGQPVQEPAATRSDIEEVRESLRAFREAVLDRPELRPRRRFL from the coding sequence ATGTCTGATGCTCACGACCATGACCGGAAAAAGCGGTCCTTGCTATCGCTTGGCCGCGCCGAGCCAGAAGGCCGTGGCAGATCGCGCAATGCAACGGAAGGAACGTGGTCTACTAACGACGAAATAGACGCAGCAACCCGCCATCGCCTCGCGCGCTCGCGGCGTGAGGCGCATCCAAGTCCGCTGATTTCAGCACTCGCTGAGCGCCCGAACAGTTCACCGCGAGACCGTACACCCGAAAGAGCTCCGGTGGTGGAACAGTCCAGTCCGGCACCAAAGTCTCGCTGGAGCCTGCGCAACCTGCTTCCAGATTCGGACCGTTCGCAGAACCCCCGCGAGCACGAGCAGCCTGCATGGGTGCAGCCCGAACGCGATACCTCACACCCTTATGCGCGCCAGCAGCATGCTGACGAAGATCCGCGGGCTTCGACCCGCGCCAGCGAAACTGCAGACCCTGACCTTTACTGGCGACCGCTGATTGATCCCATGCGGGTAGTGGTGGGCATCGCCAATTCCAAGAAGATCATTCTGGCCACTACGATTGCCGGGGCGCTGTTGGCCGCTGCCGTCGCTGTCTCGACACCGAAAAAGTTTGAGGGCGTCGCTGAGCTGCTGATCGACCCGCGTGATCTGAAGATCGTGGATCGCGACATCACTCAATCCGGCCTGCCGTCCGATGCCACCATGGCAATCGTGGAAAATCAGGTGCGCGTGCTGACCTCGGGCACAGTCCTCAACAAGGTCGTCGACAAGCTGAACCTGACTGCAGATCCAGAATTCAACGGTCAGGGTTCAGGCGTCATAGGCAGCCCGGTGGCGATCCTTCGCTCGCTCCTCGCGCGTGACGCAGGCAGTGCTGGCGACAACCGCCGTTCACTCGCGGTCTCGAATCTGGCTGAGAGCCTTGAGGTCGAACGCGGCGGCAAAACCTTTGTGGTGGTGATCACTGCCAAAACCCAAAATGCCGAGAAATCAGCGCTGATCGCCAACACGCTCACTGATGTGTTTCTGCAGACCTACGGCCAGATCCAGGCCGACACCGCAGGTCGCGCCACCGATGAGCTTACGTCGCGACTGTCGGGCATGCGTTCTGAGCTAGAGGCCGCCGAACGCGCGGTCGAAGAGTACAAAACCCAGAACGACATTATTGACGCCGGCGGCAAGCTGATTAGCGACGATGAGATGGTCAAGCTCAATGAGCAGCTCGGCACAGCGCGGGCTCGCTCCATCGAGCTCAATGCCAAAGCGCAGTCGGCCCGCGACCTCGATGTCAACGCCGTCGTCAACGGCATCTTGCCAGAGCAGATCAGCTCCAACGTGATGACCGAACTGCGCTCGCAGTATTCCAGCCTCAGTCAGGAAGCCGACCGCCTTGCCGTCCGGCTTGGGCCGCGCCATCCGCAATTGCTGGCGATCCAGGCGCAACTCGGCGGCGCCCGTGAGCAGATCCAGAATGAATTGCGGCGCATCGTTGCTTCCAATCAGGTCGAACTGAAGCGTGCGGTGCAACTGGAGCAGGATCTCGCTGCGCGGCTGGCTCAGGTCAAGGTACGCCAGAGCGGCGTCAGCGAGGATCTTGTGGCGCTGCGCCAACTTGAACGCGAGGCTGCCGCCAAGCGCGCAGTTTACGAATCCTTCCTGCTGCGCGCCCGCGAAACCAGCGAACAACGTGACCTCAACACTGCCAACATGGCCGTCATCTCCAAGGCCTATCCGCCGCTGGAACCGGTCGGCCCGTCGCGATCAACGTTGACGCTTGCGGGTGCACTTCTCGGTATGCTGGCTGGCATCGGCATCGGCGGTATGCGTGGCGCATTCTACAGCCTGCGCGACAATTCCAACCCAGGTACGCCGCGCGATCCCCGTCCAACCGATGGCGGTCGAGGCCCCTCGGGGCCATCCGGGCGCCGCCGCGATATGGATCACGAAACGCGCAAACCCGAGCCGGAACCAGCTCCGCGTCGCCCAGCGCGTGTGCCAGAAGCGCGGGCAAACTGGAACGCGCTCGTTCAGCCCGCTGGGTCGGGCGAGGACGATGCCGTCAATGATCGCATTGCTCCCAACCCGGCTCGTCACATCGTTGCTGCAACCAGGCGCGACCGCGCTTCCAAGTCCGAGGCGCCAATACCGGTGCGCGTTGCTGAAGCACCGCGCCCGGCAGCTGTCGCCGTTGCCCCCATCCACCCGGCGCCGGTACAACATGCTCCGGCTGCGGTCCAGCTGCAGCCAGCCGCCCAAGTACACTTGCAGGCGGTTCCGCCACAGCAGCCAGTCGTCTACGCGCCGCAGATGCAGCCAGCCTACATGCCTGCGCCGATGCAGCCGCAACCCATGGCCTACGCCTATCCACCACAACCTATGCCGATGTTTTATCCCGGGCAGCCAATGCCCATGCCGCAAGCCTATATGCCGCCGATGCCACACTATGGTGTCTGGCCAGCCCCGCATTTTGCACCGCAACCTTCCGGACAGCCGGTGCAAGAGCCAGCCGCCACCCGCTCCGATATCGAGGAGGTCCGCGAAAGCCTGCGGGCTTTCCGCGAAGCGGTTCTGGATCGACCGGAGTTGCGCCCGCGCCGCCGCTTCCTGTAA
- the folD gene encoding bifunctional methylenetetrahydrofolate dehydrogenase/methenyltetrahydrofolate cyclohydrolase FolD — MAEQKIIDGKAVGEDVVARVKELTAELVAAGGAKPGLAVVIVGEDPASQVYVASKSKKAKECGFHSVQHTLAADTPEDDVVALVERLNADPAIHGILVQLPLPGHIDSARVVQSVSPKKDVDGFHFINVGKLGTGELETAFVPCTPAGSMLLIERARGKDLSGLNAVVVGRSNIVGKPMANLLLAANCTVTIAHSRTRDLPALARTADILVAAVGRPEMVKGDWVKPGATVIDVGINRIDAPEKGEGKTRLVGDVEFAEAHKNASAITPVPGGVGPMTIAMLMANTLISASLAAGRPRPSF, encoded by the coding sequence ATGGCAGAGCAGAAAATCATCGACGGCAAAGCAGTGGGCGAGGACGTTGTTGCCCGCGTGAAAGAACTTACCGCCGAACTCGTCGCCGCCGGCGGGGCGAAACCTGGGCTTGCGGTCGTCATCGTCGGAGAAGATCCGGCAAGCCAGGTCTATGTCGCGTCCAAGTCCAAAAAGGCGAAGGAATGCGGCTTTCATTCCGTTCAGCACACCCTGGCCGCCGACACCCCGGAAGATGATGTCGTGGCACTGGTCGAAAGGCTCAACGCCGATCCGGCAATACACGGAATTCTCGTCCAGTTGCCCTTGCCCGGTCATATCGACAGCGCCCGCGTTGTCCAGTCGGTGTCGCCGAAAAAGGATGTCGACGGCTTCCACTTCATCAATGTCGGCAAGCTCGGCACCGGCGAACTGGAAACCGCATTCGTTCCGTGCACCCCTGCCGGCTCCATGCTGTTGATCGAGCGGGCACGCGGCAAGGACCTCTCCGGCCTCAACGCCGTGGTGGTCGGGCGCTCCAACATTGTCGGCAAGCCGATGGCAAACCTGCTTCTTGCGGCTAATTGCACCGTAACCATCGCTCACAGCCGCACCCGCGATTTGCCGGCACTCGCCCGCACCGCCGACATTCTGGTAGCAGCCGTTGGCCGTCCTGAAATGGTCAAGGGCGATTGGGTCAAGCCCGGAGCAACGGTCATTGATGTAGGTATCAACCGCATCGATGCGCCCGAAAAGGGTGAGGGCAAGACGCGCCTTGTCGGCGATGTTGAATTTGCCGAGGCGCATAAAAATGCGAGCGCGATCACTCCGGTGCCAGGTGGTGTCGGGCCGATGACCATTGCCATGTTAATGGCCAACACACTGATTTCCGCAAGCCTTGCGGCTGGTCGTCCCCGGCCATCTTTCTGA